One stretch of Molothrus aeneus isolate 106 chromosome 2, BPBGC_Maene_1.0, whole genome shotgun sequence DNA includes these proteins:
- the PRSS23 gene encoding serine protease 23, translated as MAALSTLILLLCAAKDVMPSSPHWKPTWPSYRVPVILPQSTLNLDKPQFDAEARLEVVSPCGPACHKSSPLPTYEEVKNYLSYETLYANGSLTETEVGIYILSNGGDGSRGRSRTKRQIYGYDSRFSIFGKDFLLNYPFSTSVKLSTGCTGTLVAEKHVLTAAHCIHDGKSYVKGAQKLRVGFLKPKQKDGGKGSNITNSAMPEKMKFQWIRVKRTHVPKGWIKGNANDIGMDYDYALLELKKPHKRKFMKIGVSPPARHLPGGRIHFSGYDNDRPGNLVYRFCDVKDETYDLLYQQCDAQPGASGSGVYVRMWKRQNHKWERKIIGIFSGHQWVDMNGTPQDFNVAVRITPLKYAQICYWIKGNYLDCREG; from the coding sequence ATGGCAGCCTTGTCCACTTTAATCCTCCTTTTGTGTGCTGCTAAAGATGTGATGCCTTCCAGTCCTCACTGGAAGCCAACTTGGCCATCTTACAGAGTTCCCGTTATCCTGCCGCAGTCTACCCTGAACTTGGACAAGCCTCAGTTTGATGCTGAAGCCAGACTGGAAGTGGTATCTCCGTGTGGCCCAGCATGCCACAAAAGCTCTCCGCTGCCGACTTACGAAGAGGTGAAGAACTACCTGTCCTACGAAACCTTGTACGCTAACGGCAGCCTCACCGAAACTGAGGTGGGCATATACATCCTGAGCAACGGCGGCGACGGCTCCCGAGGCAGATCTCGAACTAAGAGGCAGATCTATGGTTATGACAGCAGGTTTAGCATTTTTGGGAAAGACTTCTTGTTGAATTACCCATTCTCCACGTCGGTGAAGCTCTCCACGGGTTGCACAGGGACGCTGGTGGCCGAAAAGCACGTTCTTACTGCCGCTCATTGTATCCATGATGGAAAGAGTTACGTCAAGGGAGCTCAGAAACTGCGGGTGGGGTTCCTAAAGCCCAAACAGAAAGATGGCGGCAAGGGGTCCAATATCACCAACTCGGCAATGCCTGAGAAAATGAAATTCCAGTGGATCCGAGTGAAACGGACACATGTCCCCAAAGGATGGATCAAAGGCAATGCCAATGACATCGGCATGGATTATGACTAtgccctcctggagctgaagaAGCCACATAAGAGAAAGTTTATGAAGATAGGTGTAAGCCCACCAGCAAGACACTTACCTGGAGGGAGGATTCACTTCTCTGGCTACGACAATGACCGTCCAGGAAACCTGGTTTACCGTTTCTGTGATGTCAAAGACGAAACATACGACCTGCTGTACCAGCAGTGCGATGCCCAGCCAGGTGCCAGTGGATCTGGAGTATATGTGAGGATGTGGAAGAGGCAGAATCACAAATGGGAGCGTAAAATTATTGGTATATTTTCAGGCCATCAGTGGGTGGACATGAATGGCACCCCGCAGGATTTCAATGTAGCTGTTCGCATTACACCGCTCAAATATGCACAGATCTGTTACTGGATCAAAGGCAACTACCTTGACTGCAGGGAAGGATAA